The following coding sequences are from one Primulina eburnea isolate SZY01 chromosome 15, ASM2296580v1, whole genome shotgun sequence window:
- the LOC140814649 gene encoding porphobilinogen deaminase, chloroplastic-like, protein MEFAIATVNQAPTHLIAASVSVVGLSLPYFKSPALTQRCRVFVTRASVAVEEKIRTKAAVIRIGTRGSPLALAQAYETRDKLMKSHPELAEEGAIQIVIIKTTGDKILSQPLADIGGKGLFTKEIDEALLNSEIDIAVHSMKDVPTYIPEKIILPCNLPREDVRDAFICLTAASLAELTAGSIVGTASLRRKSQLLNRYPSLEVEENFRGNVQTRLKKLNEGVVQATLLALAGLKRLNMTENVTSVLSIEDMLPAVAQGAIGIACRSGDEKMATYLASLNHEDTRSAVSCERAFLEKLEGSCRTPIAGYASRDEDGNCIFKALVASPDGTRVLETSRKGPYSFGDMIKMGVDAGEELLSRAGPGFFDH, encoded by the exons ATGGAGTTCGCCATAGCCACTGTAAATCAAGCTCCTACTCATCTCATTGCCGCTTCAGTTTCAGTTGTTGGATTATCTTTGCCTTACTTTAAATCTCCAGCATTGACCCAACGATGCAGAGTTTTCGTCACGAGGGCTTCGGTTGCAGTAGAAGAGAAGATTCGAACAAAGGCTGCTGTTATCAGAATTGGTACCAGGGGAAG CCCACTTGCCCTTGCTCAAGCTTATGAAACACGGGATAAACTGATGAAGTCGCATCCCGAGTTAGCTGAGGAGGGGGCGATTCAGATTGTGATCATTAAAACAACAGGTGATAAAATTTTAAGTCAGCCACTAGCAGATATAGGCGGCAAGGGCTTATTCACTAAAGAGATAGACGAGGCACTTCTCAATAGCGAAATCGATATTGCGGTACACTCGATGAAAGATGTTCCAACTTATATTCCGGAGAAGATAATATTACCTTGCAATCTTCCACGGGAGGATGTCCGTGATGCTTTTATTTGCTTGACTGCAGCTTCTCTGGCCGAGCTTACTGCGGGTAGCATTGTGGGAACTGCTTCTTTGAGAAGGAAGTCACAACTTCTCAACAGATATCCATCGCTAGAG GTAGAGGAGAATTTTCGAGGTAATGTACAGACAAGGTTGAAAAAACTGAATGAGGGAGTAGTCCAAGCAACATTGCTGGCATTAGCAGGCCTGAAACGTTTGAACATGACTGAAAATGTTACTTCTGTGCTGTCTATTGAAGATATGCTTCCTGCTGTAGCTCAAGGAGCTATTGGAATTGCGTGCAGAAGTGGTGATGAAAAAATG GCTACATACTTGGCGTCCTTGAATCACGAGGATACAAGATCAGCAGTTTCCTGCGAGAGGGCCTTCTTAGAGAAATTAGAGGGATCTTGTCGAACTCCAATCGCTGGATACGCCAGTAGAGACGAAGACGGAAATTGCATTTTTAAAGCATTGGTCGCATCCCCTGATGGAACCAGAG TTCTTGAAACGTCTCGAAAAGGTCCATATTCTTTTGGTGATATGATAAAGATGGGCGTCGATGCTGGTGAGGAACTTCTCTCACGAGCTGGTCCGGGTTTCTTTGACCATTAG